Proteins from one Puntigrus tetrazona isolate hp1 chromosome 10, ASM1883169v1, whole genome shotgun sequence genomic window:
- the LOC122353123 gene encoding protocadherin beta-7-like, with translation MEHGLFSAPFLTCFAALILFALRTVCDDLSYNIPEETKRQYVIGNIAKDLRMEVKQLSARKARIETEDSSKRYCDINLNSGDLIVTETIDREELCGSQIPCILSYELVLENPLEVHRIILQIQDINDNTPRFANEYIKIEIRESAIKGQRFRLDEAHDTDIGQNAINSYSLQRNRHFVLNVHDSADGGKYAELVLEKELDREQQKEIDMILTATDGGSPQRSGTAVIHITVLDANDNVPVFSESVYKVTLAENTPSGTEIIRVSATDADEGPNGEVTYEFSRMSDKTAKLFSINKESGQIVVIGELDYEKDKKYEMGIQAKDASGLASTAKMMIDITDVNDNPPRIILKSLNNPVSENSDPGTEVGIINVQDKDSGENRQIRCSVQQNVPFKLNPSVKNYFSLVTTKALDREKESDYNITITATDGGSPPLSTSMTIHLFVSDVNDNPPVFEQQSYSAYISENNKPGTSVCSVSANDPDWRQNGTVLYSLVPSEVNGVPVSSFLSINGDTGVIHGVRSFDYEQFRNLTVKVVARDNGSPALSSNVTVKVFITDENDNSPQILYPVPDGKSLMTEMVPKATLSGSLVSKVIAVDADSGQNAWLSYQIVKSPDPGLFSIGLHSGEIKTQRDISESDNMKQNLVISVKDNGQPSLSTTCAVNLLISDNLSEVPELKDMTYEDNSKLTSYLIIALVSVSTFFLTFIILIVAVKFCHRRKPRLLFDGAVAVPSAYLPPNYAEVDGAGTLRSSYNYDAYLTTGSRTSDFKFVNSYNENTLPAGGTLKKEHNFQFGSSMITLDFTQNEDEVREV, from the coding sequence ATGGAACACGGATTATTTTCAGCTCCTTTTTTAACGTGTTTCGCTGCTCTTATTCTCTTTGCTCTGAGAACCGTCTGCGATGATTTGAGCTACAATATTCCGGAAGAAACGAAGCGCCAGTATGTGATTGGAAATATAGCGAAGGATCTGAGGATGGAAGTGAAGCAATTATCTGCTCGTAAAGCTCGGATAGAAACAGAGGACAGCAGCAAACGGTACTGTGATATTAATCTGAATTCTGGTGATTTAATCGTGACAGAGACAATAGATCGAGAGGAGCTTTGTGGATCACAAATTCCCTGCATTCTCAGTTATGAGCTCGTCCTGGAAAACCCTCTTGAAGTGCATCGTATAATTCTTCAAATTCAAGATATAAATGACAATACACCGCGATTTGCAAATGAGTATATAAAAATTGAAATCAGAGAATCAGCAATTAAAGGTCAGCGATTTCGTTTAGATGAGGCGCATGACACTGATATTGGACAAAATGCCATTAACAgctattcactgcagagaaatagacattttgttttaaatgttcacGATAGTGCAGATGGAGGGAAATACGCTGAACTCGTGTTGGAAAAGGAGTTGGATCGCGAGCAGCAGAAGGAGATAGATATGATACTCACAGCCACTGATGGTGGTTCACCGCAGAGGTCTGGCACTGCTGTCATACACATCACTGTTCTCGATGCTAATGATAATGTCCCGGTGTTTAGTGAGTCTGTTTATAAAGTCACTCTGGCTGAAAATACACCTTCAGGAACAGAAATAATCAGAGTGAGTGCAACTGATGCTGATGAAGGTCCAAACGGGGAAGTGACCTATGAATTTAGTAGAATGTCAGATAAAACtgctaaattattttctattaataaggAATCAGGGCAGATTGTTGTGATCGGAGAACTTGAttatgaaaaagacaaaaagtatGAAATGGGAATTCAAGCTAAAGATGCATCTGGATTGGCATCAACTGCTAAAATGATGATAGATATAACTGATGTTAATGATAATCCACCTAGAATCATCCTGAAATCTTTGAATAATCCAGTATCTGAAAACTCTGATCCAGGTACTGAGGTGGGAATCATTAATGTTCAGGACAAAGATTCAGGAGAAAATCGTCAGATTCGTTGTTCTGTTCAGCAAAATGTTCCTTTCAAACTGAACCCATCTGTTAAAAACTATTTCTCTCTGGTAACTACAAAAGCTCTAGACCGAGAGAAAGAATCTGATTATAACATTACCATCACAGCCACAGATGGGGGATCTCCACCATTATCCACCTCCAtgacaattcatttatttgtctcAGACGTGAATGACAATCCTCCTGTATTTGAGCAGCAGTCCTACAGTGCTTATATAAGTGAAAATAACAAACCAGGCACTTCTGTTTGTTCTGTCAGTGCAAATGACCCAGACTGGAGACAGAACGGGACTGTACTGTATTCTCTGGTTCCCAGTGAAGTCAATGGGGTCCCGGTGTCCTCCTTTCTATCTATTAATGGAGATACAGGGGTGATTCACGGTGTGAGATCATTTGATTATGAACAGTTCAGAAACTTGACTGTCAAAGTCGTTGCCAGAGACAATGGATCTCCAGCGCTCAGCAGTAACGTGACTGTCAAAGTCTTCATAACAGATGAGAACGATAACTCTCCACAGATATTATACCCTGTTCCTGATGGAAAGTCTCTAATGACTGAAATGGTCCCTAAAGCGactctctctggctctctggTGTCCAAGGTGATCGCTGTAGATGCTGACTCTGGACAGAATGCATGGCTGTCCTATCAGATTGTCAAATCTCCTGATCCTGGACTTTTCTCCATTGGTCTTCATAGTGGAGAGATCAAAACACAGCGAGACATTTCTGAATCTGACAATATGAAGCAGAACCTCGTTATTTCAGTGAAGGATAACGGACAGCCCTCTCTGTCTACAACCTGTGCTGTAAATCTACTGATTTCTGACAATCTTTCTGAAGTTCCTGAACTTAAAGATATGACTTATGAGGACAACTCTAAACTGACGTCTTACTTGATCATTGCATTAGTTTCTGTGTCCACCTTCTTCCTGACGTTCATCATACTGATCGTGGCAGTGAAGTTTTGTCACAGGAGAAAGCCCAGACTGTTGTTTGATGGAGCAGTAGCTGTTCCCAGCGCCTATCTTCCTCCTAACTATGCAGAGGTGGATGGAGCAGGAACTCTCCGCAGCTCTTACAATTATGACGCGTATCTAACCACAGGCTCGCGCACCAGTGACTTTAAGTTTGTGAACtcgtataatgaaaacacacttcCTGCCGGTGGGACTCTGAAAAAGGAGCACAATTTTCAGTTTGGCTCGAGCATGATAACACTTGAC